The Thiorhodovibrio litoralis genome includes a window with the following:
- a CDS encoding GGDEF domain-containing protein, whose protein sequence is MIQPIESPDASFTLFAYEEKMLDQAEAMVQSLDRIPEGLPEGFSLLRDAYRRSYRESHRLLRISDRLQLDLHRANQQLSEQTTKLQALNDQLHEEIQHRKVLEAELRRMATTDELTGISNRRHILELGEHEVRRHRRTQQPLTLMLCDLDYFKQVNDCYGHGIGDDVLCHFADLFRSELREGDVAGRLGGEEFLGILPETTLDDGLQVAERLRERLAQAQIQSQRGPIQLTLSIGVASLAKDEPLNRAIARADRSLYRAKDAGRNQVVADTPDAADAPITSD, encoded by the coding sequence ATGATCCAACCCATCGAATCCCCCGACGCGAGCTTCACGCTCTTTGCCTACGAGGAGAAAATGCTGGACCAGGCGGAAGCCATGGTGCAAAGCCTGGATCGCATTCCCGAGGGCCTGCCCGAAGGCTTCAGCCTGCTGCGCGATGCCTACCGCCGCAGCTATCGCGAGTCGCACCGGCTGCTGCGCATCAGCGATCGGCTGCAGCTCGATCTGCACCGCGCCAATCAGCAACTGTCCGAACAGACCACAAAACTCCAGGCCCTGAATGACCAACTGCATGAAGAGATTCAGCACCGCAAGGTGCTCGAAGCCGAACTACGCCGGATGGCGACCACGGATGAACTGACCGGCATTAGCAACCGTCGGCATATTCTGGAACTCGGTGAGCATGAGGTCCGCCGCCACCGTCGCACCCAACAGCCGCTGACCCTGATGCTGTGCGATCTCGATTATTTCAAGCAGGTCAATGATTGCTATGGTCACGGCATCGGCGACGACGTGCTGTGCCATTTTGCAGATCTGTTTCGCTCTGAATTGCGCGAGGGTGATGTAGCGGGACGTTTGGGCGGGGAAGAGTTTCTCGGTATTCTGCCGGAAACCACCCTTGACGACGGGCTGCAGGTCGCCGAACGTCTGCGCGAGCGCCTGGCACAGGCTCAAATTCAAAGCCAGCGTGGGCCCATCCAACTGACACTCAGCATCGGGGTGGCGTCACTCGCCAAGGATGAACCGCTGAACCGCGCCATCGCGCGCGCTGATCGCAGCCTCTATCGCGCGAAAGATGCCGGACGCAATCAGGTGGTCGCGGACACGCCAGATGCAGCGGATGCACCGATCACGAGTGACTGA
- a CDS encoding SpoIIE family protein phosphatase, with protein MKAPAEPLTPNPDLANAQVTFWRGLTFKQATITLLVVSLLSLSTGAAQLYLQWRGMRADLQAEIDRTLALVRGSAAEAAFQMHPELARQLINGLHALPALSAAELRDNFGQVLAEIKPASASTPTVLVRALAPSFTDILHYRLVLHDPQSAPEASTGPGEPIGTLSLELSANALAASFLVQARTNLLVTTVQILLVSALVVAVFYWMITRPILRLSDAITEVNPGAPGHWTPPRLRGHQRDELGMLNQRMAALLSAFQQGLNQRDAAEQDLRALTAELEARVQERTCALHSAMQDLDQQKSALEQAFGELDSTHARLADANDQLLASINYARRIQNAILPASDRISLHQAEMAVHWEPLQAVGGDWYWFESLADQPLIVLADCTGHGVPGALMTLLVASALERILHEQGLRDPVEILYALDDLVRKRMRQDGHESVADDGLEAAVLCLNRDCTQARFASAGIALIQLGADDRVKVYRGGHAHLGYASLPPPRRIELHRLEIAPGDLCLLLSDGVTDQMGGEPQRLLGRRRFIERLKHSRQAKLHDWMLALEQALAAYRGEQARRDDMTLIAIHKND; from the coding sequence TTGAAGGCGCCCGCTGAACCGCTCACGCCAAACCCCGACTTGGCGAACGCCCAGGTGACCTTCTGGCGCGGCCTCACCTTCAAGCAGGCCACCATCACCCTGCTGGTGGTGTCACTACTGAGCTTATCGACCGGCGCCGCTCAGCTCTATCTGCAATGGCGCGGCATGCGCGCCGACCTCCAGGCCGAAATCGACCGCACGCTCGCGCTGGTGCGCGGCTCCGCAGCCGAAGCGGCTTTCCAAATGCATCCCGAGCTGGCGCGCCAGCTTATCAATGGACTCCATGCCCTACCCGCCCTTTCTGCGGCCGAGCTGCGCGACAACTTCGGGCAGGTGCTCGCTGAGATCAAGCCCGCATCGGCATCAACGCCGACGGTCCTGGTGCGCGCGCTGGCGCCCTCCTTTACCGACATCCTGCATTACCGCCTAGTCCTGCATGATCCCCAGAGCGCCCCCGAGGCATCTACAGGGCCGGGCGAACCCATCGGCACCCTCAGCCTGGAACTCTCGGCCAATGCTCTGGCCGCCAGCTTTCTGGTCCAAGCCCGCACCAACCTGCTGGTGACCACAGTGCAAATCCTGCTGGTTTCGGCGCTGGTGGTGGCCGTGTTCTATTGGATGATCACCCGCCCGATCCTGCGACTGTCCGATGCCATTACCGAGGTCAACCCCGGCGCACCGGGACACTGGACACCGCCACGACTGCGCGGACACCAGCGCGACGAGCTTGGCATGTTGAATCAGCGCATGGCCGCTCTGCTCAGCGCCTTTCAGCAGGGTCTCAATCAGCGCGATGCGGCCGAACAGGATCTGCGTGCGCTGACGGCGGAACTCGAAGCCCGCGTTCAGGAACGGACCTGTGCGCTGCACAGCGCGATGCAGGACCTTGACCAGCAAAAATCCGCGCTCGAGCAGGCCTTCGGCGAACTCGACAGCACCCATGCCCGGCTCGCCGATGCCAATGATCAACTGCTCGCCAGCATCAATTATGCGCGGCGCATTCAAAACGCCATTCTGCCCGCGTCAGATCGCATCAGCCTGCACCAGGCTGAAATGGCCGTGCATTGGGAGCCACTGCAAGCCGTGGGCGGCGACTGGTATTGGTTTGAATCCCTGGCGGATCAGCCGCTCATTGTGCTCGCCGACTGCACGGGGCACGGGGTTCCTGGCGCCCTGATGACGCTGCTGGTGGCCTCGGCCCTAGAGCGCATTTTGCACGAGCAGGGATTGCGCGACCCGGTTGAGATACTCTATGCGCTTGATGATCTGGTTCGCAAACGCATGCGTCAGGATGGTCACGAAAGCGTTGCCGACGATGGGCTTGAAGCGGCGGTTCTTTGTCTCAACAGGGACTGCACCCAGGCACGTTTCGCCAGTGCCGGCATTGCGTTGATCCAGCTCGGCGCCGATGACCGGGTAAAGGTCTATCGCGGTGGACATGCGCACCTCGGCTACGCCAGTCTGCCGCCACCGCGCCGGATCGAACTGCATCGGCTGGAGATCGCACCCGGCGATCTGTGTCTGCTGCTAAGCGATGGCGTGACCGATCAAATGGGCGGCGAGCCGCAGCGGCTCCTGGGTCGCCGCCGCTTCATCGAACGACTCAAGCACAGCCGCCAAGCCAAGCTGCATGACTGGATGCTCGCGCTTGAACAGGCACTTGCGGCCTATCGGGGTGAGCAGGCGCGCCGCGATGATATGACGCTCATCGCGATTCACAAGAATGATTGA
- a CDS encoding transporter substrate-binding domain-containing protein, with product MTEHHVKTVLGLCALTLLVLSEAPAQSETYSVGVEQIDYLPVHACQDGRCMGVLPELLDAFAEDQGIRFDYRPLPVSRLLSSFLTGQIDFKLPDHPAWQRDKRAGFEIHYSRPLLAFTDGTLVRPERAGQGRASIKTLATVIGFTPWAWQQEISQGQVQLRESLDFEALMRQTIAGRVDAAYANTQVAAYQLEQGIGQPEALVFDPSLPHSRDHYHLSTLKYPQVLQAFDHWLERSAAQVQAIKARWGLGQADTERTDPIEGAR from the coding sequence GTGACTGAGCATCACGTGAAAACCGTGCTTGGCCTCTGCGCGCTGACGCTGCTGGTGCTCTCGGAGGCGCCCGCGCAAAGCGAGACCTACAGCGTCGGTGTCGAGCAGATCGATTATCTCCCCGTGCATGCTTGCCAAGATGGCCGCTGCATGGGCGTCTTGCCGGAACTGCTCGACGCCTTTGCCGAAGATCAGGGCATTCGCTTCGACTATCGCCCGCTCCCTGTCTCGCGTTTGCTGAGCAGTTTTCTCACTGGCCAGATCGACTTCAAGCTGCCCGACCATCCCGCTTGGCAGCGCGATAAACGTGCGGGCTTCGAGATTCACTACAGCCGGCCCTTGCTGGCCTTCACCGATGGCACCCTGGTGCGCCCCGAACGCGCAGGCCAGGGTCGCGCCAGCATCAAGACCCTGGCCACGGTGATCGGCTTCACGCCCTGGGCCTGGCAACAGGAGATCAGCCAAGGCCAGGTCCAGTTGCGCGAGAGTCTGGACTTCGAGGCACTGATGCGCCAGACCATCGCCGGGCGCGTCGATGCTGCCTATGCCAACACCCAGGTTGCGGCCTATCAGCTCGAACAGGGCATCGGCCAGCCCGAAGCACTGGTGTTCGATCCCAGCCTGCCGCATTCGCGCGATCACTACCACCTCTCCACCCTGAAATATCCGCAGGTCTTGCAAGCCTTCGATCACTGGCTGGAGCGGTCCGCCGCTCAGGTGCAAGCCATCAAGGCGCGCTGGGGGCTGGGTCAGGCCGACACGGAGAGGACAGATCCGATTGAAGGCGCCCGCTGA
- a CDS encoding SiaB family protein kinase yields MHLARDYFEFQRLTGNRGLIFSFVGFLSEGILYSLGEALKQKMTLEDTDANVTKRVFSVFVEQVQNILRYSSERLIDPPSQATALSSGMVSVGREADGFFVVCGNVVREQEAIALDQRLSAMAKMDKTELKALYKEKLREPAESDSIGGNVGLIEIARRSSRPIEFDFVPVGQQQTFFCLKAYI; encoded by the coding sequence ATGCATCTCGCCCGTGACTATTTCGAGTTTCAGCGACTGACCGGCAATCGCGGTCTGATTTTCTCCTTCGTCGGTTTTTTGTCCGAGGGGATTCTGTACTCCCTCGGCGAAGCGCTGAAACAGAAAATGACCCTCGAAGACACCGACGCGAACGTCACCAAGCGCGTTTTCTCCGTCTTTGTCGAGCAGGTGCAAAATATCCTGCGGTATTCATCGGAGCGCTTGATCGACCCGCCCAGCCAAGCGACGGCACTCAGCTCGGGCATGGTCTCGGTCGGTCGCGAGGCGGATGGCTTTTTTGTCGTCTGTGGCAATGTGGTGCGCGAGCAAGAAGCCATTGCACTCGATCAGCGCCTCAGCGCCATGGCGAAAATGGACAAGACCGAGCTCAAGGCGCTTTACAAAGAAAAACTCAGAGAACCCGCAGAGTCCGATAGCATCGGCGGCAATGTCGGTCTGATTGAGATCGCGCGTCGTTCGAGTCGGCCAATTGAGTTCGACTTCGTTCCCGTTGGCCAGCAACAGACATTTTTCTGTCTCAAGGCCTATATTTAA
- a CDS encoding HD domain-containing phosphohydrolase: MTQNIPVIFVTALDKFQGETIGFDLGAADYITKPIKPVIVRARVRTQLALYDQTRHLETLVRERTQALERTRLQVVEILGRAAELKDEETGLHVVRMSRYVGLLAQAHGLEEDFCKLLQHAAMMHDLGKIGIPDHILRKPDRLDEAEFAEIRRHAEIGARIIGQNADDSHSLIELASIIALTHHEKWDGSGYPHGLAGEDIPLVGRIAAVADVFDALTSDRPYKAAWSIEDAVALLKRERGRHFDPHLVDSFEKILPRIIAVREASLDK, translated from the coding sequence TTGACTCAGAATATCCCGGTTATCTTCGTCACGGCTTTGGATAAATTCCAAGGCGAAACCATCGGCTTCGACCTAGGCGCGGCGGATTATATTACAAAACCGATTAAACCCGTGATTGTCCGGGCGCGCGTGCGAACGCAACTCGCGCTCTACGATCAGACACGCCATCTCGAAACCCTGGTGCGGGAACGCACCCAGGCGCTTGAGCGGACTCGGCTGCAAGTTGTAGAAATACTCGGGCGTGCGGCCGAGCTGAAGGATGAGGAAACCGGTCTGCATGTGGTGCGCATGAGCCGCTACGTCGGTCTGCTTGCACAAGCCCATGGTCTGGAGGAAGACTTCTGTAAGTTGTTGCAGCATGCCGCCATGATGCACGACTTGGGCAAGATCGGCATCCCGGACCACATTTTGCGCAAGCCCGATCGCCTCGACGAGGCCGAATTTGCTGAGATCCGTCGACACGCCGAAATCGGCGCCAGAATCATCGGCCAGAACGCCGACGACAGCCATTCACTGATCGAGCTTGCGAGCATTATCGCGCTAACCCACCACGAAAAATGGGATGGCAGCGGTTATCCACACGGACTTGCCGGGGAAGACATTCCTTTGGTCGGGCGCATCGCCGCTGTTGCCGATGTGTTCGATGCCTTAACCTCTGACCGGCCCTACAAAGCCGCCTGGAGCATCGAGGACGCCGTCGCTCTGCTCAAACGCGAGCGCGGAAGGCATTTTGATCCGCATCTGGTGGATAGCTTTGAGAAAATTCTCCCTCGCATCATCGCCGTACGCGAGGCATCTCTGGACAAATGA
- a CDS encoding DUF1987 domain-containing protein produces the protein MQPIHREATERSPALLFDFEHHRLSLAGESYPEDAAAFFGPPLKAMAEYLDGLVDARVELELRMTYFNSSSAKALMNMFQLLEHAASRGVSTRVRWFFDPEDDAMQEFGEDFAEDFEHGEFELVPLPQGQDISP, from the coding sequence ATGCAACCGATCCACCGCGAAGCCACCGAACGCTCCCCCGCGCTCCTGTTTGATTTTGAGCATCATCGCCTCTCCCTGGCCGGTGAGTCCTATCCTGAGGATGCGGCGGCCTTTTTTGGTCCCCCGCTCAAGGCGATGGCGGAATATCTCGACGGTCTTGTCGATGCGCGCGTCGAGCTTGAACTGCGGATGACCTACTTCAACAGCAGCAGCGCCAAGGCGCTGATGAACATGTTTCAGCTCCTCGAGCACGCTGCATCGCGCGGGGTCTCGACGCGCGTACGCTGGTTTTTCGACCCCGAGGATGACGCCATGCAGGAGTTTGGCGAGGACTTCGCGGAAGACTTCGAGCATGGAGAATTTGAACTGGTGCCGCTCCCTCAAGGCCAGGATATCTCGCCATGA